From the Caballeronia sp. LZ062 genome, one window contains:
- a CDS encoding ABC transporter ATP-binding protein, with protein MTRPALECRRLHKTFGPGRTILAGLDFTLGSSEFIAIMGDSGVGKSTLLNLIAGLDAPDSGEILIDGVPISALSDEAATKTRREKLGFVFQAFHVLPHLTMVQNVAVPLLLNGLPITPAHGMLAAVGLFNRQNDLPRQLSGGELQRVAIARALVHRPRLILADEPTGNLDPQTAHEILGLFHAETKATGAAAIMVTHSEAAAAFADRVLILADGTLHEAASLTAFNEARAR; from the coding sequence ATGACACGCCCCGCCCTGGAATGCCGCCGCCTTCACAAAACCTTTGGTCCCGGCAGAACCATTCTTGCAGGGCTCGACTTCACGCTCGGCTCAAGCGAATTCATCGCCATCATGGGCGACTCGGGCGTGGGTAAATCCACGCTGCTCAATCTCATTGCGGGCCTCGATGCGCCCGACAGCGGCGAGATCCTGATCGACGGCGTGCCTATCTCCGCGCTCAGCGACGAAGCCGCCACCAAGACCCGCCGCGAGAAGCTCGGCTTCGTGTTTCAGGCGTTTCACGTGCTGCCGCACCTCACGATGGTGCAGAACGTCGCGGTGCCGCTGCTGCTGAACGGCCTGCCGATCACGCCCGCGCACGGCATGCTGGCTGCCGTCGGCCTCTTCAATCGTCAGAACGATCTGCCGCGCCAGCTTTCCGGCGGCGAGCTGCAGCGCGTGGCCATCGCGCGTGCGCTCGTGCATCGCCCGCGGCTGATTCTCGCAGACGAACCCACGGGCAATCTCGATCCGCAAACCGCGCACGAAATTCTCGGCCTCTTCCACGCTGAAACCAAAGCGACCGGCGCAGCCGCCATCATGGTCACGCATTCGGAGGCCGCCGCAGCCTTCGCCGACCGCGTGCTGATTCTCGCCGACGGCACGCTGCACGAAGCCGCGTCGCTCACGGCGTTCAACGAGGCGCGCGCACGATGA